A segment of the Candidatus Nitrososphaera gargensis Ga9.2 genome:
CGGCTTGAAATATGCTCTCCAGAAGAGAGAGTTTTCGTACTTCCAATTCCTGAACTCCTCGGAACTTGTAAGCAGAAAGGCAGGAAAATGCACGTACGAAATCTGGCGTGAGCCTTCAATGTGGTAAGGTAAAAGGTCGCCGTGGGTGTTGAGTACGATGTCTGCGCCGTGAATGCGGCTTGATAGCAGGACCGTCATCAGCTTCTGGTACATGCCAAAATAGTTAGCCTTGAATGGCAGGAGTGATATCATGTGCTTGATTTGAAGGTCTTTGCCGTATGCCTTGGCAACGCGTTCTAGGTCGGGCGGCTGGACAGTGATAAGGTCGACCTCGTATCCAAGCTCGTGAAGCGACTCTATTGCGTCTATAGCGACGGTAGTTTCTCCACCAAGCGTATTGAGTGTATGGTGTATTACGGCAGCCTTCACAAACCATGTCAATCATAATATCGATATTACTACTTGCAAAAATTCGTACATTATCTAATGCTATGAAATACTTCTATTTTGGCGACATTAGACATTCTACTGAAGAAGAATTCAAGCCGGATTCTGGTGCTGTGGTTGCTAGTTAAATAGCCATGATGTCATTGTATAGTTATGAAAAAATTCAACAAAACACAGTCATACGGCAAGTGTGAATGCATCTGCCACAGAAGGCCAAACACCGACTATTGTGGTTACTGCTCGCCTGCACATGTTAGAACGCAAGGATAAAAGGGATTTTACAAATCTCTTAGTTGCTGTTATTGTCATCATCATTATACTTGACGACACAGGACTTTGTTATTCTGCGGTGGGCCGAGTAATAGGCCAATACAAGCAGTCCGATCGCAAGCAGACGGAGCGGAAGCTGATAGTTTGACAGGATGGTTGACGCGGCAACTCCTGCAGTGCCAAAGGTGGTCGCAAGGTAAAAGCCGACTGAAGAGCAGCCCGCGCACACGCTAGAGACAGTACCAAGGGCAGAGCCAGAAAAAAATGATGACGACGATCTGCTCGCTCCTGACTTGGAATTTCTGGCAATATAGACGTTCATGCTGACAATTATGCCAATTAGTGGCACGGTGATGTTTGCCAGGACAAAGCCGGGGATTGCGTCCTGCGGTATTGGATAGTAAAAGTCTAAAGACGGCGAAAACAGCAGCAGGCCGTCCAAGGCGTTGAATATTATCCAGAACCCAACCGTGACTGTGGCAGCCAGTGCTATGTATGGCTTTGAGAATACTATCCTTGCTGAGAGCCCGGCAGGCACCATATTGTTGTTGGGCATGCTAAATGGCCCTACTCCTATTATTCTTTAAGTGGCATGGAAGAATTCAAATAGTGTTCTGAGCCATAGTAGGTTGCTTGGCACAACTACAGTCAAAGAAGGAATGTGCCCTCTGCGGTACGACTCTACCTGTTGGAAGCGAGGTCAGCATATGCAACGAGTGCATGAAGTGCGCCGACTGCTGCGTCGGTCTTGAAAAGTTGAAGGAATAATACATACGTGCTTTGAGCTTATTCACGTTTCGCACCCGGCTACAAATTATGCAACAAAAAATTCCAAAGCAAAAGGCAAGACACCATCTTCTCCTATATGATGTTATAGAAATATCTTCAAAATTTATATACAATAGAAAACGAACAGTTCGAATAGAAAATATTCTGTGAGGAATGGTTAAGATTACAAACCATTTTTCTGCTCTTGATGGCATTGGCCAGCGGCTTTGCCGGCTTGATATCGCCATCGTTGTTTTCTGTGCAGGATTGCCTATGCAGCATCTTTTACTATAGATGACACTCCGGCCAACTGCGAAGCAATACCACTTAACGGCGGCACTAGCAACGTCATGTCGATTACCGCCATCAATACATGGCAGATAGAGACGGCATCCTATCACTTGGTTCGGCTGACTCGCTCACTGTCAATTCAGGCATAAATCTGAGAATAATGTCTACTACCGGCACCATCGACAATGACGGCAGCATCAATATCATCCAGTGCAACTGAATATTCACTGGATCAGTAACAAGTGGTAACGCTCTGGCGGATGCCTGCGCGCCCGTAGCAACCACCGCGTCTATCTCTATAAATGAAGACAACGCTGTGGCGTTTACACTTAACGGCATAAACCCAGACGCCCAGCCAAGCTTTGCAGCCGTGTCGCTACAGTTTTCAGTGGTGTCGGGGCCCTTTAGCGGCACCCTCTCTGGAACTACGCCTAACCTGACCTGTACTCCGAATGCAGGTTTCTCCAGCACTGACAGCTTTACTTTCGGGGTAAACGATGGCGCCAGCAATAGCACGGCTGCCACTGCGTCGATAACCGTCTCTACCAATTCTGGAAGCAGCAGCGACAGTGAAGGAAGTGGAGGGAGCGGCAATGGCAGCAGCCGCAAAGTGATATTGAATCCGCAGACTGGCAAGCCTTCCACCATCACCACTACTACATATCCAGAGAGCTACTTTGAAGAGAACCCGCTTGATAAGATTCAGATACTCTACATTCCTTGACCTGTCTGGAGTCAGCATTTCTCAATCAATCATATGATAGGAGGTAATCATAACTGCTACCCTTGCCAACCCTCAGCAAGTATCTCAAGACCATGCGTTCATTGTACAGATAACCAACAAGCAGGACATTATCTTTTACATAGGCTGGCAGCAAGGGACTGTTGCAAGCGACCAGACTGCAGACGTTTTCGTGTCTTGGAAGTCGGATGCTGCGGGCAGCTATAATGCCAAGATGTTTGTACTGGACTATATTGGCGATACGCCAATGATTCCATCAGAGCGACATCAAAAAGATATAAGTAACATAGCATACCGCGATGCACCATCAATAATCCTCATCTGCAAGGCTGATTGAACTCAACCTAGAACTAGTTCTTTAATAGCAAGTCTAATACACTCTCTCATCGTTGTCAGCCAACGGCAGTTTGCGACAAAGCAACAGTGGAATAATTTTTTGTGGAATATATTCCAAGTCGTGCTCAAATTATTCCAAAACTGGAATAATTTGGAATATTAATCCAATGTAGTATTCCAATCCAAGCGTGCAAGATGGAATAAAATATTCATGTATATTCCAAAAAATGCTGGACTGGAAACGCGCGTACGCATGTGTGTATTATGTGGCTACTACTCTACCATCTTGAGCGTGTCAGTTATCGTGACTATCCCGATTACATTGCCCTTTTCGCTTACCAATATGCACTTTGCAAACCTTACAAGCGGGATCAGAGCCTTGGCAGGAGTCGACACGTCAACGATCGGGGGCGGCGGTTCCATCACCTGCGCCACGTGCATGTTCTTGAGGTCCTCCTCTTCCTTCTCCACCATCACCTTGGCAAGGCCGTCCTCGGTCAGTATGCCCACAACTCGCGAAGAATCAAAGACAGGGATCTGACTTATCGAGTTGTCACGCATGACGTCTATGGCCTTGTGCAGCTTTTCGTCCCTTTGGACAGATATCAGGCGGCGGCTGCAGATGTCGCCGGCCTTCATCGAAGTGCGCCCTTCAAGCGAGCCCAGTATTTCAAAGATTTTCCTTGCAGTATCGTAGCTTGGTTTGCACCTGCCAGACTCGATCTGGTTTATCATGGAGGTGCTGACGCCCGTCAGGGCGGCAAGCTTTCTCTGGGTAATCCCAAGCCTGATTCTGGCCTGCTTAATGTATTCGAGCCTTGGCAGCATGCGACTTTTACATTCCCGACTTCCGCACTTATAAGCTTGGGTGCCACACAAGATTTTTTGATAGCCTTATCTCATCAGAAGCTTAAACAGAAATCTTATCTATAAGAGGTAGGTAGACTCCTATGTCATTTGAATTAGCACATCAAAATAACAAGACCAGCGATGGCAATAGATCGATGATTATCAACCCTTGGGAATCGTCGGGATAATAATCATTTGAAAGATGCCTCTAACGATTTTGTTGATTATCTAGAACAAGACATCAGTAACTCTGCAGTGCAGCAATTTGTATAGCCCCATTATCCAATGAGGTTTGCAAAAATTGGAATACGACCAAAGCTGAAAGTGAGCCAGCAGGGAGACGCGTATGAGCAAGAAGCAGACTACATAGCAAGCAAAGTAGTTGCGGAGCCTGCGTCCGTTCAATCATACCAGAATCTCTCAGATAGAAACCATCGCGTTCAGTATCTTCTTCAGTAACAAACAGAGCACAAGAACATGATACAGGCGAGATGGTAGATGATGATAATATGTTGGGAGCCAAATCATCTTCTATAGGATCTATCGATGCAGCAACAGGAAGATTCATGAAAGAACGCCTTGGATTTAACTTTGACAATGTACGAATTCACACAGACGAAGCAGCAGCCAAATCCGCCGAATCTATAGGAGCTCAAGCCTACACAGTTGGCAGAGACATTTTCTTTGGTCGGAATATGTACGAACCGGGTACAATACGCGGAAAAGAATTACTTGCTTACGAACTGGTACATGTCATACTACAAGCTCAGAGTACAGAAATTAAACCTCATCGCAATTTTGCGAACAGCTCTACAGATAGTCTTAGAGCCGAAGTTTCTCATTCTGCTCCTGCAGATGAAGTGCATTTGAGGCCCGTGACTTTCAACAGGCGTACATTTGAAGTCAGAGATGTAATTCTCAATGCAGCTGCCTCAAGGGATGTTAGAACACATGGAAATCTTTGTGCCTGGCCCAGATCAGGCTCATATTATAATTACAGGAAGTCGGGAACTTGGATATAAAACCACACATAACACTCCCGATGATCCTTTTCGATGACAGTGGCTGAAGGATATAGTAGACAACGGTCATGTCGAAATCAATGCAATAAGCATGACTCAAGATTTTCCGGTTAAGGAAGTAACGGCGGGAACGAACACAGTCCAAAGAAATCTTATGGTGCTTGGAGCATCAGGAATCATTCTTCCGCGTCTCTCTGTGGCGCAATCGATTAAACACTACTGCTATGACCTTTGTAGTTAGCACGAATACAACGAGAGATCAAATCGAGACTGGCGTACAAGGACGGGGAGTACTTGGAAGCAAGTCTTTGGCGCACGAGTTGTTCGGACATCTCGTTATCTATGAAAGAGGACCCTGGCAACATGGCAGGCAACTTACAGCACAATATCTGAGACCCCACGGGCAGACAGTATGTTGGTCGAGTCGACCAATTTATCAGCTCGTTTGTAGGGGCATCGAATACCGCCTTCCAATCTCTCACCCAGCGGGTTAGCATGCTCATCTGAACGATGCCTTGACGTGGATGATGAATAATGGTGCAAATCATCTGAGCTTGAACAATATGGGCATCGGCTCGGTGACTAGCGATTTTGCATTACGATGGGAAACCGTAAGTGGGAATTACGACGTTCTGCGCGTAGGCACCCAAGTCCTGCGGCTCCATCATTGCAATCCGCTTGCGGAATCGTCAATTGGTTCGTAGGCTGGTATAGCGGACTTGCGCCTGACAAAGGACTTTTACCAGCATTTTGTCAGGCATTACAACAAGTTTCTCTAGCAGAAATAGAAGACAGCTAGCTGTTGATGTGCTGAATGCAATACGTGCTAACAATAAAAGGCTTCAGAACCAGCCTCAAACTCCACCACAATCAAACCCACCGCATCCTACCCTATGAAATCAACGTATTTTTTGTTCTCTAGAAATTCTCTACTCTTCAATATCTTGTTATTTTTCTTTCCATACAGAAAGCAGCTCTCTCGCCCACCACACTACCTGTGTGTGCCTAAAACCTCAGCACCCGAAAAACGAATTATTCTTGTTTTATATAGAAAATCATAGTTCAAAGCCTTATATTATGTGCGCGCGAATTTTTCTTTGTTCTAGTCTGCAATGGTCAATAACAATAACAATGGCGATGGCAAGTGGGATTCGGTCAAGCGGTACAAGCTTACAAAGATGATAAACGAACTGTCAAGTATATCTGGCCATGGCACAGAGCTTGTCACCGTTTACATTCCGCCCCGGCGACCGATATTTGATGTCATTGCGCAGCTACGCAACGAGTCCGGCACAGCCTCAAACATCAAGTCAGATCTTACTAGAACCCATGTGCAAGACGCGCTCAGCAGGACGATTGAGCAGCTGAAACTTTTCAAGGAGACGCCTGAGAATGGGCTTGTGATATTTTGCGGAGCCATCCCAAACGACAAAGGGATTGGGAAGGAAAAGATAGAGATATACCCTGTGATCCCTCCTAAGCCGATCCAAATCAGCCTGTACAGGTGCGACGACCACTTTTGGACGGACCACCTGAAAGAAATGATGAAGGACGACAAGGTCATTGGCATACTTTCCATAGATACGCAGGAGACAGGCATCGGCATACTGACGGGCGACCGGTGGGAAGTAGTCGATACCATTACGTCGGGCGTCGCAGGTAAGCACCGGCAGGGAGGCCAGTCTGCGAGGAGGTTCGAAAGATTAAGGGAAAACGAGCTGAACGAGTACTACCACAGGGTAGCCGACCACGTAAAGAAGGTATTTATCGACCAGTACAATGTCAAGGGCATAATACTCGGGGGCCCAGGCCCAACAAAGGAGAATTTCCTGAAGGAAGAATACCTCGATTACAGATTGCAAAAGAGCGTCATAGCCACCATTGACTCGTCGTACTCTGGCGAGGAGGGCGTGCGCGAATTGATAGAAAAGGCGCAAAAAGACGGCATCCTGCAAGAGTACCGTGTAATGGAAGAAAAGCAGCTGGTCAAGAAGTTCATGAGCGAGGTGCACTCGGGCAGGGGCCTTGGCATTTATGGCGTACATGACGTCGTCAGGGCTCTTGAGGGCGGCGTGGCCGATCTTGTCATAGTTACAGATGACATCAGCCACGTCCGGCTAGAGTTCAAGTGCAAGGCTTGCAAGAACGTGCAGACAAAGATAGTCGAACGGGCGCAGGTCATAGCCACGAAGCAAGAGTACTTGACAAAGCCGTGCCCGTCGTGCCACGCCACCGACATTGAACCTGTTGAAAAAGACATTGTTGACTACCTGAACGAGCTTGCAACAATGACTGGTGCCCGGCTTGAAGTCATTTCCAGCAAGACAGAAGAAGGGTCACAGCTTGCCAGCCTTGGCAAAATAGGCGCGATTTTGCGTTATAAGCCTATGTAGGCTTGCACGAGCATTCATCTATGCCCTTGAAGCAGCCAGTGCATACTACAAACATGTTGCACCCCATTGGAGTGCATGCCTCAAAGGTCCTCGAATCCCTGCCGCAACTACACTTGTGCATGCACAATCTGTTACATCTAAACAATATCTAGCTTGCGGAAAAACGACTAGTCGTTTTTTCTATTCTTCTTAATTACTATTTTGTACGAGTGCCGGCATGGCAAAGAACGAGATGTTTTTCATTGTTGGTGGCATAGCGGCTGGTGCCGTGATAGCAGGGTCGTTGTTTTTGTTATACCCTGACACGATGTTCCAGAACACCAGCTTTCAGGCACAACAAAGTGGCGAGCTTCCAGATCTTGGCGGGCCTACAACAACCACTACTGCAAGCGCGGGTACCAACAACGGCACAAACAACTCTACTACGACTGGAAGCACTGACGCCGGAGGAGTGCCGGGATCATCAGCACCACACACAGGGTCGCCATATTAGCCTGTGGGGCATAATTGTGCATCCGCGTAAATAGTAAGACACAAAGAGGCGCGCATGGAAATTCCTGCACGATTACAAACATTCGCACGGCAGCAGCTGACTTCTCTCTTGCTGCCACTCTTTTGATAAACTAGTCAAGATTAATTTGACAAGTATTAAATAAAGGTAAAGAAATATCAGCACTTGAGAGAATGCCTACTGAACTAAAAGTTCACCCATCGTTTTTCAAGGAATTTGCCACCAAGACTTGGGTCTCGCCGACAGAGATTGTCAAGGAGCTTGTAGAGAATGCATTTGATGAGGATGCCACAAGAGTTCTTGTCACCGTTCTGAACAACGGATCTATTGCTGTCGAAGATGACGCAGGAATGGATCAAAACGGGATGGAAAAGTTTCTGCTTTTGGGCTCGCCGCACAAAAAGGTCGAATCGATTTCTCCAAAACTGAAAAGGATAAGGACGGGCAGGTACGGCACTGGAAGGCTATCATTTCTGACATCGTTTGAAAGCATGAAAATAAGGACAAAGCGCGGCAATTTCGCCAAGGCGATTGTCATTGACGCAGACGTTCTAGATAAACTGTACACCGGCAATGCCAAGCTTGACGAACTGAAAGAGCCGGCCCTAAAGCGCGATGGCACCGAGCTTGTCATGACCGGCGCCAAGATAGCTGTCGATATGTTCAGGATCATGAAGGAGATCCGCAAGCTGGCAGTGCTGAGGCAACCGATGTTTGAGGTTTATATTAAGACTGCTGACAAGTTCAAGGAATGGAACTTTGACGGCGCACAGGTGATACGTGCGCCCGACATCCAAGGCCACAGGATACCTGTCAACCTTGATGGTGGCAGGATAACTGGCGAAATCATTATTGCAAGGAGGCCGCTGTCAGATGAAGAGCGCGGCATTGCAGTGATGGTTGGGAACCACATCGTAACACACAGTAACTTTGGTTTTGACACAAAGCTTAACCGCGTCACCGGCTTTGTCAGGTGCGACACCCTAACGACAAGGTTCGCCGACAAGTCTGCAATCATTGAAGACGAGGAATACGCTAAGTTCAACCAGCTAATGAAGACATTTGTAATTGATACTGTCATCCCCGGCCTCACAGAGTACGAGGACGTGTTGATAACCCGGGAAGAATCCAAGATCTATCGTGAGATAGACAAGGTGCTTGGGCAGGCCATGGTAGAGACGCTAGAGCTTGAAGAGGAAGTGCAAGGCTACGAGATGGTGGAGGTAAAGGAGCGCGTCAGGACGCGCAAAGAAGAGGGAGGCAAGCACGAGCACAGGGCACATGCTCATGCGAGCCGCCAGGTGGCTGATTATGAAGAGATCAAGCCGCTCCCTCCGGCCAGCTCTGGTATTTCAAAGGCAGATCATGCGCGGCAGCACACGGTAAGCGAATCTGGCATCATCTATGAAGAAGGAACCGCTCCCGAAATCGCCGGCGAGGTCGTCGAGACAGTGGACGAGGCTCAGGCTGATGGGACAGTAATCAGGACAAGAACAGTGAGAAAGCCGATACTGAAAAAGACGTTTGCGCTCAAGAGGATCGGCTACAAGGTCATACCGTACGAGGACGAGACCGATTCCCGCTATAGCTTTACCACAGACAACATTGTGTTTGTGAACAAGGCCAACCCGACCTATAAAGCAGAGGCCGCAAGGGGAGACGAGTTCCTGATGAGACACGTCATCAGCATCGTCGCCGAGGCGGTGGCGCAAGAAAAGCATCCGGAGGGCAAGGAAGCACTTGAGCTCCAGAACCGGCTCGTTTCAGAAGCGATAAGGATACACGATACTAACGTGCTAAAGCGCTAAGCAGAACATATTCGAGTCTGCCCGCAAGCAATTTTCTTTTCCTCCTCCTCTTCTTTTTCCAATAGAAACGACTAAATCTAACTGGCATCTCGATTTACATATATGGCCTTTGAATTCATGCCCGGAGCGACAGTAGTCGGCATATCGTACAATAATGGCGTTATTCTGGCTGCAGAAAAGAGGGTGTCGTTCGGCAACTTTGTTGTGAACAAGAACATCAAAAAGACATTTTCAGTCACAGATCATGTTGGCGCTGCATGCGCCGGCATGGTGGCAGACATGCAGGTGCTCGTAAGGCAGGTCGAGGCTCTGGCCAAGATTCGCAAGCTTGAGACCAGACGCGACGTGGCGCCAAACTCTATCGCTAAGCTGATGTCTGTCATAATGTTTGAGCGAAGGTACTTTCCGCTGTTGACGCAGGTGATCGTAGGCGGCATTAACACAAAGCCTGAAATCTACACGCTTGACCCGCTAGGCTCTGTCCTGCCTGACGATTATGCCGCCGTTGGCACTGGCGCGGAGATGGCGCTTGGCATCATGGATGCCGAGTTCAAGCCCAACATGACTGAAGAAAAGGCCAAGGAGCTGGCCGTCAGGGCGATCAGGTCAGCAATCCAGCGTGACGCGGCAAGCGGAGACGGAATCGACGTGCTGGTCGTATCAAGGACAGGCCACCGTGAAGAAACAATACCGATCCGCAACGCCTAGATTTCTTTGTAGGCTTCCCACATTTTGTCGCTGATGTAATGCAGGTTCTCAACGACATAGCCTTTTGCCATAGCTTTTGCTGATTCACTGTCCTCCAAGGCGACCCCGACTGCAAGAGCCTTGCCGTGCGTCTGGTCCTTTACCACCACGATATCACCCTTTTTGAAAGAATCAAAGTTAGTAATACCTGGCCGCATAACCTTGGCGCCGTTGCATACAAATTTCACGGCCCCCATGTCAACGGTCACGGACGGAAAGCGCTGGAGCACTTCTGGCTTGCTCCCGAGGAACGGCACGATGCTGTCCTGCACTTGCACGGCAACTGTCTCATCAGCGATCAGCAGGCGCCTGCCCTCTTCAACCTCATATATCTTAATGCTCTTAACCTTCGGCACGACACCCTGTGGCCATACAGAGCCCAGCTTATCCAAGAGCTCGCCAGTTTCGCTTTTTGATAACACGAACGTCTTCAGGCTGATCAGAGCAATAATCCGGGCAATGGTATTAATTCGTTCCATTGCTGTACGAACCTTTATTGCAATTCTATACAACATAGTTCTGTGTATATATGCAGTATCAAATTCTGAAGGAGCCCATGACCATACTTGATGTGCAGATGAGCTCTGGCGAAAAGATAACCGCCGAGTCAGGTGCAACGGTCTACATAAAAGGTGACATCGAGATCAAGACTCGGACGTGCGAAGGCGGGCTCTTGAAAAAGCTCAAGGTCACAGCTCTTGGCAGTGAGTCATTCATTGTCAACAATTATATCGCGCAAGGCGATTGTTCCATAGGTGTCACTGGTCCTCCGCTTGGCGACATTGTGCGCCCAGATATCAAGCCTGGCAGTGACTTTATCGTGCAGTCAGGCTCGTACGTCGCATCCACCCAAGGTGTGCTGCTGGACACCAAGTGGCAGGGCTTTACTAAGGGATTGTTTGGAAGTGAATTTTTCATGCTCAAGGCAATGGGTCAAGGCGACCTGTTCTTTAACGCATACGGCGGCATCATGCACAAGCAGCTGGCTGCGAGCGAGAGAATATGATCGACAATTACCACCTAGTCGCGCTCAGCGACCAGGCTGCCTACTGTGTGACCAAGGTCTGAGGCATGAAAACTACGATACCTGGAGGCGAGGGCTTGCCACTGAAGTCACCGGGCCCGGATCGCTGTACTTCCAGACAAAGAACATCCGCGAATTAATTGACCTGCTTGGGATCAACCAAAGAGCAGAAAGGACATCAGGCTCTGGCGTATCGTTCGGTAGGTTCCGTATTGGCTAGGTTAGGTGTTGGTATGGGTAATCGCCTGCCAACAGTCTAGGCAGTACTCGCCGTTTACTTGGAATATTTCAGCAGGCTTGCTCTTGCAGCGGTTGCATACAAATGCGTCGCCATCTGCAATTCCTTCCCTTTTTTCTGTCTCTACGGTTAAAATTTGCATATTTACCTTATAGAAATTTGATGGTAAGTTGCAATATTTATACCTATTTTTGTTCTGCTGAATTACACAGATTTTTATTTATAAAGAATGAAAACTGACTCTCCCAGCCCTTTAGGACCTTTTTGGTTCAGCTAAAGGTAGTATCGCGTATCTCTATCAGATCACGGAGCACTGCACTTGCAGTCTCCATCCCACCTGCGCCCCTGCCGATTATGGTTTGCTGGCCGGAATGCTCTGATGAAAACGTGACTGCATTGAGCGTGCCGTTGACGCATATCGGGTCTGTCTTGGCGACTTCGCTCGGCGTCACATCAAGCTGCCTGCTGTCGCACGCCGCTATGAGCTTGATCGCATTGCCGCGCTGTGCTGCCTTTTTCACATCGGTGACGGTCACCTTGGTGATGCCTGTACGCTTGACATCTTTCATAGTCACCTTCATGCCCATCACCCAGTTTGCCATGATGACCAGCTTTGCCGCGGCATCAAAGCCGTCGACATCAAGTGAGGGGTTTGCTTCGGCATAGCCTTTTTTTGAGGCATCCTGCAGCGCGCTTTCATACGTCAGTCCTTCTTCCATCTTGCTCAGGATATAGTTCGTTGTCCCATTCAATATGCCCTTGAAGGACGTTATCCTGTCGCCCTTTAGGCAGCGCTTTGCAAATTCTAGAATGGGAGTTCCGCCTCCAACCGTCCCGCTGAAACGCAGCATTACTCCATTATAGTTTGCAAGCTCGATCAATGATGGGAATGCGAGGGCAAGCGGCCCCTTGTTCACACTGATCACATGCTTGCCAGTCCTCATCGCTGTGATTATGTGTGAAGTTCCAGGCTCGCCGTCATTAAGGTTGGTCGGCGTGCACTCGAGCACCACTTCTGCCTCGACGCTTTCGATCACCTGCAGCGGGCTGAATTTGCCTCCTCTTTCATAGGCACCCACAGTCCCCTTGGTCTTCTTTGCATCAAGCAGGCGCTGGAGGTCAAGGCCGGCAGGCGCTACCGCCGAGCCATCGTTGTCAACGCATGCCACTATGCGGGGCTTTATCCCATACTTGCTGTACAGGTCGGCTGATCTGGACAGCAGCAGCTTGGCAAAGCTCTGCCCTACGACTCCAAAGCCGACAACGATTACGCGCAATCTAGCTACCGACTTTTAACATCTTGTGTGGGGTTAATAAAACTATAAAACTGAATGCGAGAAACCCTGACACGCATTGAAAATAGATGAGATGGACTTAAGGCTCTTGAACCTCTTGCAAAAAGACAGCTCTGTCCCGCTTGTGAGAATGGCAAGCAGCCTGCGCGTGACAGAGGGAACGGTCAGGAACAGGATAAAGAGGCTCCGCAGGACCGGCGTGATAAGGAAATTCACAATCTCTGTTGACTCGACGGCCATAGGCCAGAATGTAGTAGCGTTCATACTCCTCAATGCTGCGCCGGGCAGGCTGGCCGATGTTGCAAAAAGGCTCTCAACGATCGACGCAATATCTGAGGTGTACGAGACTCATACCTACAGTGACATGCTCCTCAAGGTGAGGGCAAAGAACTCAAGCGACCTCGCTGATATTATCGCAAACAGGATCAAAACAGTAGGCGGGGTCGTAGGCACTCAAGTGATAACTGTGCTCAATGCATGGAAAGAATGACTTATACTATCCTTAACACTATTCTTATATATAAGCACATTCTGTAAAGAGATGTTGGAAAAGTGCTATCGTAATTTCATCGACACCTGCAAGTCGCCGGTAACCAAGGCAAACTATGACCTCCATCTCTCGCAATTCAAGGACTGGATGAAGGCAAAGAAATACTCTGATCTTTTGAAGTACAAACCAAAGCCCTTGCAGGAAAAAATAATCGACTACATCAACTACATGAAGAAACAAAAGCAGTCGCCAGCGTCGAT
Coding sequences within it:
- a CDS encoding homoserine dehydrogenase, producing MRVIVVGFGVVGQSFAKLLLSRSADLYSKYGIKPRIVACVDNDGSAVAPAGLDLQRLLDAKKTKGTVGAYERGGKFSPLQVIESVEAEVVLECTPTNLNDGEPGTSHIITAMRTGKHVISVNKGPLALAFPSLIELANYNGVMLRFSGTVGGGTPILEFAKRCLKGDRITSFKGILNGTTNYILSKMEEGLTYESALQDASKKGYAEANPSLDVDGFDAAAKLVIMANWVMGMKVTMKDVKRTGITKVTVTDVKKAAQRGNAIKLIAACDSRQLDVTPSEVAKTDPICVNGTLNAVTFSSEHSGQQTIIGRGAGGMETASAVLRDLIEIRDTTFS
- a CDS encoding Lrp/AsnC family transcriptional regulator, with the protein product MKIDEMDLRLLNLLQKDSSVPLVRMASSLRVTEGTVRNRIKRLRRTGVIRKFTISVDSTAIGQNVVAFILLNAAPGRLADVAKRLSTIDAISEVYETHTYSDMLLKVRAKNSSDLADIIANRIKTVGGVVGTQVITVLNAWKE